The Drosophila nasuta strain 15112-1781.00 chromosome 2R, ASM2355853v1, whole genome shotgun sequence genome segment AGCTGCGGATGCAGACGCTCCTGACGAGGTTGCGAACAAGTTTCCGAAAGAGATTTCTCTATTTTGCACGCGATCAGCGGTATGGTGGGAAAGCGACGTAGTTCACGTTGCGTATGCGTGATGTGCTGCTTCAACCGCTGTGTGATATTCAAGAGCGTCTTCATGGAAGAGacttctttgttgttgtctttaaTTGTCGCTTCCATGACAActtcttgaataacttttttctcttttacgATTTCTTCATTTACTTCATCAATCTCTTTTGCTGCGTCAGCTTCCGTCTGCGTCTCGATCTCTGCCGTTGATAGCGCAAACTCTGCCGCCTGCTGCTTGATCACAGCTGTTTGCTGCTTCATCTCTAAACACTGTTctagcagcagctgccactgcAAAGCTTGTGGCTTCTTTAGATCAGTGTGcacaacaaatttcataattgcATTGCGACTGTTATCAAAGATCAAAGGTTCACTTCTTTGCAGCGTTTGCTTCAAGCGTCCCATGATGATCAATGGCTGCGCTTTCAGTTGGGAATCCAGCTCCAATATGGGATCTGTATTGGTGCTGGCATCCACAAGCTGACGGCAGCCAGTGCGCATCCTAAGGGTAGAATGTTTGCTTTGATTCGCACTTCTATCTCCATCAACCAGTTGTCCCTCAATTTGCTTGGCAGCCTCGCGATGCTTTTGCATCTCCAGGCGACGCTCGGGCGTCATCTAAAAAagagtaaagtaaaataaagaaaataaaaagcttATTCTTTTTACTTACTAGTGGCGGCATTATGGGATTTCCATTAATGGAAAATACAGAGCGAAAGTTTGCGCTGTTCTCTAGTTCATCagctttggcattttgctCCTCGAGCTGTTTGGTCAATTGTTGCATGAGATCCATAACTGTGCAATAATCAACTGCTTGCAATATTTACGATttacacttttatttttttatacaattttattttgttagcaAGCAACAATTAAGAATAAACGAAACGACTTTGACAGTTGACAGCGGAGTAGAAGGCAATGGCAAAGTCTACCGACTgacaaatgtgaaatgtgtttGCCGAAGCATGAAGCACAAAAGCAAGCaacgtgcaacagcaacagcaacacaaataaAGTCCACTCCATTACCGGCATGTCCTTTGAGACGAAGCAGACGAAGTAAACTTGTGTGCACTTCCGACcccaacaaaacacaaaaaaggaCTACGAATATGTCGGAAATTTTTGGTACTAGGtgtgatttgttttttaaaatttggCAGCGAGACTTgcaagaaaaatgaaaagcaaacaaaatggcaaatgcgCAACGGTGTACAAGGAAATGGAAAGTGGGGGCCAAAAAGGTCTGTCCGCTTGACGTTGGCCAATTTGTCGCATTGTCCACCCGCCTGCAAACagttgagtttgagtttggtatatttgtgttttggcAATGAAGTCACGTAGCATTTCACTTGCATATTTGTCCAATGACATGCGACAATTTTCCACTAAATTTGGCTTGTCAAACATATTTGCTATGGGGCGttattcttctttttctttttgtggcgtcgcatataaaacaaattcaaattaatacatTAACAACTCAAGATAAACGAGCGCAGCAAACAGGCGTTGGAGGAAGGGGAAGGTAGACTGAGAGAGGGGAGGCATGTCAGGTAATAAACGCTATTCAGCTCCATTGTCGTTAAGTCGTTGCGTGCCAAAGTCGAGAAAAGTTTTGCGCCTTGGCAATTTGCTTGAAGTGGCAATTCGGGAGCGTGCCAAGTGCCTTGATAACAGTTACAGTAACTGATACTCGCAGTTACCTCACACTCCGCACTTCGCCCCCTCTCAGGTGGCTGCGACCACAAAAGGTATTTATCTCATTGCGTTGTCTACGAAATTAGTCGAGTGCCGTTGCGTGCGTCTGACGAGCAGGAAAACTGTTGAATCGAGACAGCGAGAGGAGCGAACTGTTTAATGGCAAAAGAGGCAGATGAACTCGTATCAGAATACTGTTGAATGACGGGAAAGGCAGATGAACTCAAATCAGTGTACGTGAGCTACTTGAGATTATCTAAAGGTGTAAGTATGCTGTCGAATATAATAGACATCGCAGGTATGCAGACTTGGCTTTACATTGAGTTGGTAACTTTGTGTGGCTGCCATTTAAGCTCAACACTGCTTTAAGTGAACTGTTTCGCTGAAtttctgatttttttattataatcctaatattatattaactttgattgatattatattaactttcgattgtgtattttttttaaatcatatgatataataatatgttcGAGGTATTAATATAGTAAagaagtaaaatatatatatttattatgaaatagtttaataaaatatttacacatcAAAGTGATGAGAACTGGCAAATTTAACGTTAAGATataataacatataatatcttgtgtttaatatttcctgataatatatttcatcaaaatatttaagactTTTACTTAAATGCGCAATCAGACATTCGGTCGAAGACATATTATTTCTAATTTCTACTTTTGCTCAAATCATCtcaattagtatttttatgtatctatttaaatttttccccGTTCTTCGCCTAATTTACCtataccataaataaatattgtaactAATAAATTAAGCTTGCAGAACCTATAAACAATTACTATggttattcttaaatttcCCACAGGAATTTCAATTagtctttttcttttttcaccTATTGAATAGTAGCCATTTAAGCTCTTCCTTTCCAGCTGGCCTTGTTTAAGCCTGACCATTAGCATTGACTGTGCTGCATAGTAGTGGCAAGTATTGTCAGGCTAGACGCTCGGTTACAGTTCATAAATTCACGGGAATTATGAGCCGTGACGTCGCAACGTTCGCTAAACGGAAGTGTGGCCATTGCAACCGCAACGTCCCGTAAGCGTGGCACGTACTCTGTCTACCTCTGTGGTACAGTGAATAGCAGTTAGCCAAACAGGTAATAACGGTTGCACGATTGGTTAGCCTGACAGTTTTTTGAATTTACAACGAGCTAAAATtgggcaatggcaatgcctGTGCTCAGTCATGGCTTGCCAGACACTTCCTCTATACTTCCTCCTCCTCGATTGTGTTGGATGTATCATTTTTCGTGTTATTACAGCTGCAGGAGGAGCTGAAGGTTGTAAGGTGATGGCTGACTGGAGAGACGACCACACAACAAGTTGCTGTCATAAATTCgctttttgtatttgcctAAAGGTCGCCGCATTTCTTTTTGTCTACCGCATGGCATTTTATTACAATTCAAAGAGATTGTTGCCTGGATATCCTGTAAGTAAAGAGAGATAAAATGGGGTAGTCTAAActaaaaaaatcaatataaacaatttgtaaattttgaagaattttgtagtatatttctCTGTTTggatttcaataaaagtattttattacgTTGTTGCTTTGATTATTATACGTATCTTATATCTTCAGTGGTAAATACTAAGAAAGATTCCATTGTATTAATTTAACCATTACTAATtatgaaacattttaaaataaattcatttagaaTCATTCCGTAATAAgtttagttaaatattttcatgttttttcaAGTTATTGTCAATTTATTCGTTAAAATTtctcataaaatatttgtacacaATATTTTCTCGTCTATCATTCTTAGCCTGCAGCTACTTCGTacttattgttgctgctggctgtcATAATTTTATGCCGCAGACAATATCGTCATTTTATGGTCGCAAGGAAATCGATGAAAGTTTTACGATTCGCATTCtcaaaacgcaaacgcaatcGCATTGATTTTTGCTCGAGGCCAAGCAAAcagaattttgaaatttgctgTTTAAGTAGAAGTTGAAGTTCAGCAATCGCTTTAATTGAGTTGCTGCTGacgttgttgccgctgttgctgctgctgctgctcatgcATATGCAAGACTCAATTAAAAGTGCGCCAAGAAAAACTgtagacaaacaaacaaaacagaagACAAGCGATGCCAAAAGCGAAGCCAAGTCAGGCCAAGACAAGACACAACGAAGGTAGCAGACCTGGCAGCCCTTTGGCCCCTGATGAGATGGGCCAAGAAGTTGGCAGAAGCAAGCGTCTGCAAGTGACTCGACTGTGTTGTCTGCGCGGCGGCGTTTTGTTGACATTTCGCGGTatggaaaaaattaaattaaaatgcaaattagaCAGCCGAGTCgactgtgtgtttgtgtgtgtgcgtgtggagTGGCGTTTGGGTATTTTGGGATGCATTTGCCGCTTACCAACAAAGTGACAAATTGCTGTAAACAACAAGCGAAAAAATGTTTCTGTTGGTTGCGCATACGCCCGGTGGGACAATAACCTCTCCTGGCTGTCACCTACTGTACTGTAAAGATTTACTTACCTATGGCAAGTATGTTTGCTCTCAAGGCTGTCCTTGTCTAGGCTCGACTTAGGGCCAAGATGaatgtttcttatttttgcTGCCGCCTGTCTTGTCTGTGGCTTCTTGCCTGCTTGCGGTAAATTATGTAAAGTAGTTACGTAATGCGCTTGttacaat includes the following:
- the LOC132786812 gene encoding uncharacterized protein LOC132786812 — protein: MDLMQQLTKQLEEQNAKADELENSANFRSVFSINGNPIMPPLMTPERRLEMQKHREAAKQIEGQLVDGDRSANQSKHSTLRMRTGCRQLVDASTNTDPILELDSQLKAQPLIIMGRLKQTLQRSEPLIFDNSRNAIMKFVVHTDLKKPQALQWQLLLEQCLEMKQQTAVIKQQAAEFALSTAEIETQTEADAAKEIDEVNEEIVKEKKVIQEVVMEATIKDNNKEVSSMKTLLNITQRLKQHITHTQRELRRFPTIPLIACKIEKSLSETCSQPRQERLHPQLWKRYHSYPYSENCHPTDCAAPISPSGNMNLPLVPKPDDAPMSKMQIKQRMATEDTQTLADHKLKSKKLSSSKSGRPKSVVASSIVHKCAAHASSHANADGMSSTQRRLSYDPRATLKREAALKKAATNQQQLQQSSQGNHNSELVKRKLLDEMEQQQRQRFHQLMSQQAEEQQRMQQEFQSQQQLLMDQMVSDMSTYTYDKLEQPEPDSDCSSITSLPQSRVKLEDDMLDK